The genomic stretch TGTGTTTAAACTATATTTCTAAAACTACCTaatgatttctacacctaaaattGTATTCAAACTCTGATAcgggaaataaataaaaataactagAAAACTTACCgtttaaattgagttttgaacgAGTTGGAATGTGTTGATTGGTGATGTTGATGTTCACTGTCGAACTCGAAAGAAAACAATGAAGTTAGGTGGAAGTTTGATTTTTGGAGGTTGAGAGAGATTGAGGGAGTAGATTAGATGAAAGTGTGAGAACAAGGGAAGAGAAGAGTCTGGCGCGAGTTTAACATCAAATTGTTGTGTAGATGCATAACTAGAAGAATtatgtagatgcacctacgaaatAAATGAcgtttgtaaaaaaaaatcgtagatacatctacaaaAATATGAGCATTTATGACAATACGCATGGTGCATAAGAAGCCTAATGATTGAATTAAGAgtttctaaaaaataataataatttatttcaaaCGAGATGTCCTTGATGTAGTTTGGTTAATTCCgaagttattattttttgtaaaacGAAAAGACTGAGAGTTTCCTATATATTCTTTTAGAAGTGCAACACTTTTGAAAACGAACtagatatatttttaaataaacataTCAACTAAGTTGATGTGGGTAAATtgagttaaataaataaataaataaagataaaatatatacTACGCTCTCAATACTGTTTTTTATGCATGTAGTActagttaatttaatttatattgttGCCTTTCCAATGTCAAATATTAGAAATAATGTCAATAGATAACAAATGTTTACCTACAAAATACCATTAATGAACTTATTAAAAGAGTTATTTGTCATGAAATACAAGTAAAATTGAACATTTATGATGGCTCTAATATTACAAAACTACTAGTTGCATTCTAAACACACGCAATAACAGGGGGCACACAATAACTGGGGAAAGCAAAGAAACACATTTGTTTTACAACTTTGAGAATGAGTCCAGCTCAACAACACCTTCATTAAAATGTCTTTTGAAGGCATTCATATAGATCTCTTGCAAACAAATAAAAAGCACCAAAGATCCATCAACTTGAGAATTaggaataatatatatttctccttCAAGTATAGTATGTATTCCCGGTATCATATAAACCTCCTTCCCCCATCCAAAATCAAATTTGGTAAATGACAACATCATCCAACTAACTGCTCCTAAATTAGGATTCCGATAAAATGGCACGGTGTACCCACTCATCATAGTCCGATCATAGTCTCTCTTAAGATAATCACTCAACGTCAATCTCACATACTCATCATTCACCTTCTCAATTGCTTCCTTTATCCTACTCGAAGCATATCCTAATGGCTTGGACATCAAATCACCTGCAAGACTAGTAGCCACCACATTCACAattgcatttccgaaatactttTTTGGTAAATTAGGTTTCACACGACTTCTGAAATCAACAACGACACCGAATACGGTTGGTTGGTCAAATTTAAGCCCTCTAGCTTTACATGCACTCCTCCAAACATGACCAGTTACCGTTTCATAGACTGTATAACTTCGTTCATTACTAGATTTATTCCAACTCTCATTCGATATTTTTCTCAACCTTTCAATTTGTGCTTTACTTACTTGGATTATAGCAACCGTTGTtttattctttctttcttcttctttaccATCTGAATTTTCCAACAAAAGCGGAGGTTTAGCAAACTTCCACTCCTTTACACCATTGTATGGTTCCTTATTATATAAGATGTTTCTATCAAGAAATGGAACCCTTTTTAAAGATTCTTCACGTGCTACCCGAGCCCACTCATCAATGAAATGTACCGCACTTTGTCCATCAACAATCACATGTGACAATAACAAACTAATGCTAATGTCACCGCATTTGAAATTCGTGAGTTGGACAAATAACAAAGGACGATCTTGAATTGGGACCGTGTAGTCAATGTGTGGGAAAAGGTAACTACAATAATTGTCTGAAGAAGAAAAGTCACCAAGATCAGGTAATGTTGAAGAGGCCGATTCTGCTTCAATGAACTGAACACCCTTTGCGTTGCATTCTAGTTCAAAACGAGTATTGTCTTTCGACCTTAAACGACCAGCAAATGGATAAAAATGTACAAGAACTCTACTTAAAGAGTCTTTCAAAGTGGTGGCAATTTTAGTAGGGGGGTTAAGCCAATTTTGTGGTGGGCGGTAATAGAGAAGAAGGGGAGTGTACATTGTGATTCCAAGTTGATCAAATTCCGTTAATGGTAAACAACCATTCCATGTTGGTTCCATTGGTGTCACAGTGGAACAACCTTTCAATGTTATTGATGATGAGGATGACATGATGGATTTAAAGTTTATATCACAAGGGGTTTGTTATTTTGGTTTGTGAATTTACAAGTTCAGATGAAGTATCTTATATATGAGTTTGGAGAGCTACATATTTTGAAAAgatagagaaaaataaaaattctaatttttaaaatttaaaatagaagaTAAAGAAACATACCACGTGTTACATGAAGTCAAACTATGTCTGGTTATATCTCCCGCTTAACCCAACTGCAGTTGCTTAACCACTATagcaattttaaaatatttgagagTTGAGTTCAATTGGAAGGTGAAGACAACAACCATAGACAAAAAATGCCGCTAATATATATAAAAGACAAATTATACTATGACTGTCGACAACTCTCTTGGGACAGCTTCGtagttttaaacaaaaatattttcacTGCATCACATGTGATATACCACGTTCCAATGCTTCACATGTGATACCATATTCTACGTTCCTAGTTTTGAACAGTTGTAATATTTTACTAATGAGATAGGTTATTTTTACTCCAAATTATACATCAAACACTATTCACAATATTTATACGGTGaatagtattttttaaaataaaaatatatatttatgaacAATACCGTAATCAGTACCCTGAATAGTGTTGATAAAAAGTATTTGTGAAtagtatataaataataatttttaatggtaaaataaaattggttaataaaatataaaaagtttgttaataaagtgatgaaattggttaatgaacgtctaaatattaaaaataatatagtagaaaaacaaagttggttaatgaagagtaaaaaattggttaatagagttatgaagttggttaataaatgtacatatagtaataataatatttagtagtaaaataaagttggttaatttttagtagtaaaataaagttggttaatgaaaaataaaatgttgTTAAAAAATACGATGTAGGAGTAAGATTTGAGTGTCGGAATAATATTTTTCTTTCCTAATAACAAGATAAATTACATTTCTATTTCCTCCACCGTCTAGCAAGTATGTCCTATATGGCAGCTTGTTTGTCTTTTTGTGAAGAATGGTACCAAGGTGTcacaatataaattattaaatctcGAGTAAACTTTAATTTTTAACTCGTGAAATATTCGTGCGTTCGCATGGATATTAATGCCGTACATGcatttgtttttataaaatataataaaattaaaattaaaaaaattttaaattatttaatcaaatttttttaatttttaaaacacagGTAATGTCATTTGGTTTCTAAATTTTCCGAAGTCTTATCTTTGCTATTTGTATGTATTTTAGCACCATGTGTGTTAGCATAATGTGAATGTCAATAACAGTTGCTAAGGGGCGAAAAAAAGGTATTTTACCTTTTTTAAGGGGTTCTATTCAATTGTAAATTAAACCTAAAATATGTGCATGAATGTATTTTTTACCATAACTTAATCATTAAAAAGTTTGAGGCTTTGTGTTGTAGGCTGTCTTGCACACCCTAAAAAATAACTCTGAAAGTAAGTTGTAGTAGACTTTATGTGTAGTTAGAAAAGTTGTAAGGTTGTTATATCAATCAGTTGAGCTGGCACTGAGTTTGGTACACTTAGTGCATGCAGACTCCTTATAAATAGGTTAAACTCACACT from Vicia villosa cultivar HV-30 ecotype Madison, WI linkage group LG4, Vvil1.0, whole genome shotgun sequence encodes the following:
- the LOC131596183 gene encoding spermidine hydroxycinnamoyl transferase-like, giving the protein MSSSSSITLKGCSTVTPMEPTWNGCLPLTEFDQLGITMYTPLLLYYRPPQNWLNPPTKIATTLKDSLSRVLVHFYPFAGRLRSKDNTRFELECNAKGVQFIEAESASSTLPDLGDFSSSDNYCSYLFPHIDYTVPIQDRPLLFVQLTNFKCGDISISLLLSHVIVDGQSAVHFIDEWARVAREESLKRVPFLDRNILYNKEPYNGVKEWKFAKPPLLLENSDGKEEERKNKTTVAIIQVSKAQIERLRKISNESWNKSSNERSYTVYETVTGHVWRSACKARGLKFDQPTVFGVVVDFRSRVKPNLPKKYFGNAIVNVVATSLAGDLMSKPLGYASSRIKEAIEKVNDEYVRLTLSDYLKRDYDRTMMSGYTVPFYRNPNLGAVSWMMLSFTKFDFGWGKEVYMIPGIHTILEGEIYIIPNSQVDGSLVLFICLQEIYMNAFKRHFNEGVVELDSFSKL